The Sphingobacteriaceae bacterium genome has a window encoding:
- a CDS encoding glycosyl hydrolase family 18 protein, which yields MESVYTTWGWLPHDDGHAPASFFSHMVYMGAALTGQGGLTGVKAAPGSGPGRPFWGVSQPQEGGEALRHLLENPAARARAARNIARHCREGGYAGCSLSIQAPLPHQRDNLSALVEETAWQLRQAGLALAVEVLGRTRDPQNAGSAGADGGPSPADWADLYDYMTLGVYTDYFILHAGDLPHGWRADDRPGSDGSIPSPRGPATWGWLQAVVDYALESVPPRSLVLSLPVYGRIWRPAGQGWRPGEPVPAAQVGEIIAREVGDALPEAAWDDVGRCRRLTTLRAVGFYEDQESLPPKAELVVQNHLAGAAFWRPGLEAPGLWRALAPLLGVKD from the coding sequence ATGGAATCGGTCTACACCACTTGGGGCTGGCTGCCCCATGATGATGGCCATGCCCCGGCATCCTTCTTCAGCCACATGGTTTACATGGGCGCTGCTTTGACCGGCCAGGGCGGCCTTACGGGTGTGAAGGCCGCGCCGGGCAGCGGCCCTGGGCGGCCTTTCTGGGGCGTTTCCCAGCCCCAGGAGGGCGGGGAGGCCCTCCGGCATCTCCTCGAAAACCCCGCGGCCCGCGCCCGGGCAGCCAGGAATATCGCCCGCCACTGCCGGGAAGGGGGCTACGCCGGGTGCAGCCTCAGCATCCAGGCTCCCCTGCCCCATCAGCGGGACAACCTGTCGGCCCTGGTGGAGGAGACGGCCTGGCAGCTGCGGCAGGCAGGCCTGGCCCTGGCGGTGGAAGTCCTGGGCCGGACCCGGGATCCTCAAAATGCTGGGAGCGCCGGGGCCGACGGCGGCCCCTCCCCGGCGGACTGGGCCGACCTATACGACTACATGACCTTGGGGGTTTACACCGACTACTTCATCCTTCACGCAGGGGATCTCCCCCACGGCTGGCGGGCCGACGACAGGCCCGGCAGCGACGGCAGCATCCCCTCGCCCCGGGGCCCGGCCACCTGGGGCTGGCTCCAGGCCGTGGTGGACTACGCCCTCGAGTCGGTGCCGCCCCGCAGCCTGGTGCTGTCCCTGCCCGTCTACGGCCGCATATGGCGGCCGGCAGGGCAGGGCTGGCGGCCCGGGGAACCCGTGCCTGCGGCCCAGGTGGGGGAGATCATCGCCCGGGAGGTGGGGGACGCCCTGCCCGAAGCGGCTTGGGACGATGTGGGGCGCTGCCGGCGGCTGACCACGCTCCGGGCCGTCGGCTTCTACGAGGATCAGGAAAGCCTGCCGCCCAAGGCGGAACTGGTGGTGCAAAACCACCTGGCGGGCGCCGCTTTTTGGCGTCCAGGCCTGGAAGCGCCGGGCCTGTGGCGGGCCCTGGCGCCCCTCCTGGGGGTGAAGGACTGA
- a CDS encoding IreB family regulatory phosphoprotein, with protein MTTRGDETRALGGGKSGSDPSPEFRRLLRAIYEALQEKGYDPIRQIAHFLLTGEPTYITAHKNARSLAQKLERDEVLEALLRAYLSQFPQESDQAASE; from the coding sequence GTGACGACTCGTGGGGACGAAACCCGAGCCCTCGGTGGGGGGAAAAGCGGTAGTGACCCGTCTCCCGAGTTTCGCCGCCTGCTGCGGGCCATTTACGAAGCCCTGCAGGAAAAAGGGTACGACCCTATCCGCCAGATCGCCCATTTTCTCCTGACCGGTGAACCCACCTACATCACCGCCCACAAGAACGCCCGGAGCCTGGCGCAGAAATTGGAGCGGGACGAAGTGCTGGAGGCCCTCCTGCGGGCCTACCTGAGCCAATTCCCCCAGGAATCGGACCAAGCCGCCTCCGAGTGA
- a CDS encoding NUDIX domain-containing protein, translated as MLDQGDLLSRCQVTALLPGGTHKATWWGVPLLAAGGRRVMGAVWRLGPRQVGPLLFEPGDLCLELFDETLDFNVFAVYGPAAKGEAGPGTGKGCLPAGGEPRFRFKGWYVNLATAVEIRRQGHGETITYTDWYLDFIVEPGGRVAVVDEDAYRRLPQMLAPDQWERAAAARARLEQSLRGDAPSFLQRLYDETVRGPGEAFLLEMTVRYGLPAAAHSSEPLAVAESGHWFAGAVSGLRVAEALFVVDAGPGQTLLHGKTFYPAGALRLPGGGIARGEAPDAAAVREALEETGLDTTVEAFVAYLSVPLAWEGRVVTMPTYVFRLRRRDPAAAPQPQGEEDIDVFQPVPVAQLSTVAWRLAGLEGSWAQWGRYRALQHWLAYRGAVQTGWLPAGAG; from the coding sequence TTGCTGGACCAAGGTGATCTGCTGAGCCGGTGCCAGGTGACGGCCCTGCTGCCCGGCGGCACCCATAAGGCCACCTGGTGGGGGGTGCCCTTGCTGGCCGCCGGCGGGCGGCGGGTGATGGGCGCCGTGTGGCGGCTGGGGCCCCGGCAAGTGGGGCCCTTGCTCTTTGAGCCCGGCGACCTGTGCCTGGAACTGTTCGACGAGACTTTGGACTTCAACGTTTTTGCCGTCTACGGCCCGGCGGCCAAGGGCGAGGCCGGCCCGGGAACGGGGAAAGGATGCCTGCCCGCCGGCGGGGAGCCCCGCTTCCGGTTCAAGGGCTGGTACGTCAACTTGGCCACGGCCGTGGAAATCCGGCGTCAGGGCCATGGGGAGACCATCACCTACACCGACTGGTACTTGGACTTCATCGTGGAGCCCGGCGGCAGGGTTGCCGTGGTGGATGAAGATGCCTACCGGCGCCTGCCCCAAATGCTGGCTCCGGACCAATGGGAGCGGGCGGCGGCGGCCCGGGCGCGGCTGGAGCAGAGCCTCCGGGGAGACGCCCCGTCCTTCCTGCAGCGGCTTTACGATGAAACGGTGAGGGGCCCCGGGGAAGCCTTCCTTTTGGAGATGACGGTCCGCTACGGCCTCCCCGCCGCTGCCCACAGCAGCGAGCCCCTGGCCGTGGCCGAAAGCGGGCACTGGTTCGCCGGCGCCGTCAGCGGGCTGCGGGTGGCCGAGGCCCTCTTTGTGGTGGATGCAGGGCCCGGTCAGACCTTGCTCCACGGCAAGACCTTCTACCCGGCGGGCGCCTTGCGGCTGCCGGGGGGCGGCATCGCCCGGGGGGAGGCCCCCGATGCCGCCGCCGTGCGGGAAGCCCTGGAGGAGACGGGCTTGGACACCACGGTGGAGGCTTTCGTGGCCTACCTGTCGGTCCCCCTGGCGTGGGAAGGCCGGGTGGTGACCATGCCCACCTATGTTTTTCGCCTCCGCCGCCGGGATCCCGCCGCCGCCCCTCAGCCCCAGGGGGAAGAGGATATCGACGTCTTCCAGCCCGTGCCCGTTGCCCAATTGAGCACCGTCGCCTGGCGGCTGGCCGGTCTGGAAGGCTCCTGGGCCCAATGGGGCCGCTACCGGGCATTGCAGCACTGGCTGGCCTACCGGGGCGCGGTGCAGACCGGCTGGCTCCCGGCGGGGGCGGGCTGA